In a single window of the Diospyros lotus cultivar Yz01 chromosome 10, ASM1463336v1, whole genome shotgun sequence genome:
- the LOC127812311 gene encoding proteasome activator subunit 4 yields the protein MHLYNAWLPPPIAEQTARERESFARVLRSVKEAYRSDDPESVYCTLRWIDVIDLFVKAKSEVDLEDVAALVELGLELFHTSRNKLYAQVRWGSILVKVLNRYRKKLSLKIQWRPFYETLVSTHFTRNTGPEGWTLRQRHFQIVTSLVRCCRRFFPPGSASEIWSEFGSFLENPWHNSSFEGAGFVRLFLPVNIDNQDFFSLNWIQMCIDQWDSIPNCSFWNCQWAAIVARVIKKCSFINWDCFLPALFTKYLNMFEVPVANGSGSYPFSVDVPRYTRFLFSHKTVTPAKAIAKSIVYLLKPGSSAQQHFERLVNLLEQYYHPSNGGRWTYSLERFLFHLVLTFQKRLQREQLSEDDSRQAEFYLGPSERTSFVNVVLKLIERGQYSKHENLSETVAEATSILSYVEPSLVLPFLESRFLMALETMTATHQLKAAMTSVAFSSRSLFFTSLSVSPVKTDGVGGADGFIDLLMISLSNALLGMDANDPPKTLATMQLIGSIFSNLATLEDNVDQLSLMPAICISEWLDEFLCRLFSLLLHLEPSSVVNEGLHSSATSGTFLVDDGPYYFCMLEVLLGRLSKSLYNQALRKISKFVTTNILPGAIAEVGLLCCACVHSNPEEAVIHLIEPLLSSVISSLKGTPTTGFGGSGISNASVCSKVKPTLSPALETAIDYQLKVLSVAISYGGPSLLRYKELFKEAITSAFDSPSWEVNGAGVHVLRSLLGSLVLYYPIDQYKCVLRHPAAAALEEWINAKEYIDCKPFVVPKWHIPNNEEVDFANELLNLHFESALDDLLRICQTKMHSDPGNEKEHLMVTLLRVDSSLQGVLSCLPDFRPLSRNGMDEDPGHIPFLIAGASGASVGSVKLREKAAEIINVACKYLLEEKSDDSILMLLVIRIMDALGNYGGAEYDEWSNHRQAWKLESAAIVEPSINFIISSHSKGKRRPRWALIDKAYMHSTWRSSQSSYHLFRTTGNISPSDHLILLIDNLLTLSLHNYETVRTLAGKALLKMMKRWPTMISKCVLALAENLGHPNSPEHAVLGSCAVLSSQTVLKHLTMEPKSFSSFVLGILSSSHHESLKAQKAINELFVKFNIHFGGVSKSILRTSAIHSDGPDFADLVSQIGCMSFESTNLHWRYNLMANRVLLLLAMASRNDPSSSSKILSETAGHFLKNLKSQLPQTRLLAISALNTLLKESPYKMSALEHPGSAGDFQGHKKSSLEGALSQIFQEEGFFSETLSSLSHVHITADAENTTSRNHGSSSFQSLADKSITLFYFDFSSSWPRTPSWISLLGSDTFYSNFARIFKRLFQECGMPVLSALRNSLEEFSNAKERSKQCVAAEALAGVLHSDVSGLLEAWDSWMMDQLQNVILAPSVESIPEWAACIRYAVTGKGKRGTNIPVLRQKIMNCLAAPLPPTVTTTVVAKRFAFLSAALIEVSPPRMSVAEMQLHETLLKELVCNMSHSSAQVREAIGVTLSVLCSNIRLYSSSSDCHSLAGDSVRIGDSNWDQFLVERASELAVNIQNATQSEKMEIPTETSPDSSQVDGNSEDDVKWMETLFHFIISSLKSGRSSYMLDLIVRLLHPVISLQETSNKDLSTLAKAAFELLKWRILWGPNLQNAVLLILSSANDSNWRTRSAALTFLRTFMYRHTFILSYAEKQQIWRTVEKLLLDNQVEVREHAAAVLAGLMKGGDKNLAEEFRGRAYRDAYAIQKNRKQRKLGSSQSIASIHGAVLALAACVLSVPYDMPSWLPEHVTLLAHFVGEPSPVKSTVTKAVAEFRRTHADTWNFQKDSFTEEQLEVLADTSSSSSYFA from the exons ATCTTTTCTAGAAAATCCATGGCATAACTCATCCTTTGAAGGTGCTGGCTTCGTGAGACTTTTTCTTCCTGTGAACATAGATAACCAGGACTTCTTTTCACT CAATTGGATTCAAATGTGTATAGACCAGTGGGATTCAATTCCAAATTGCTCTTTCTGGAACTGCCAATGGGCGGCTATTGTAGCTCGTGTCATAAAAAAATGCAGCTTCATTAACTGGGATTGCTTCTTACCAGCTCTTTTCACAAAATACTTGAATATGTTTGAG GTTCCTGTAGCAAATGGAAGTGGATCATACCCTTTTTCTGTGGACGTTCCTCGATATACAAGGTTTTTGTTCTCCCATAAGACGGTCACCCCAGCAAAGGCAATTGCAAAATCAATT GTATACCTGTTAAAACCTGGTAGTTCAGCTCAGCAACACTTTGAGAGACTGGTCAACCTCTTGGAACA ATATTACCATCCTTCAAATGGTGGTCGATGGACTTACTCCTTGGAGCGGTTTTTGTTTCATTTGGTACTAACATTCCAGAAACGCTTACAGCGTGAGCAACT GAGTGAAGATGACAGTAGGCAGGCTGAATTCTACCTAGGACCATCAGAAAGGACTTCTTTTGTGAATGTGGTGCTGAAGTTAATTGAGCGTGGTCAATACAGCAAACATGAAAATTTATCCGAGACAGTTGCAGAAGCAACTTCGATCTTGTCTTATGTGGAACCCTCTTTGGTTCTTCCGTTTTTAGAGTCTCGGTTTCTTATGGCCTTGGAGACG ATGACAGCCACTCATCAGTTGAAGGCTGCTATGACGTCAGTTGCATTTTCCAGTCGGTCACTATTTTTCACATCCTTATCAGTGTCTCCAGTAAAAACAGATGGTGTAGGTGGTGCTGATGGTTTCATTGATCTTTTGATGATTTCATTGTCCAATGCATTACTTGGCATGGATGCCAATGATCCACCTAAAACCTTGGCAACTATGCAACTGATTGGTTCCATATTTTCCAAT TTGGCTACTCTTGAAGATAATGTGGATCAGTTGTCTTTAATGCCCGCAATATGTATCTCTGAATGGCTTGATGAGTTCCTATGCCGGCTATTTTCTTTACTTCTACACTTGGAGCCTAGCAGTGTTGT GAATGAAGGCCTTCACTCATCAGCTACATCAGGAACTTTCCTGGTTGATGATGGTCCTTATTACTTTTGCATGCTGGAAGTCTTGCTTGGAAGGCTTTCAAAATCCCTCTATAATCAG GCTCTGAGAAAAATTTCTAAGTTTGTCACGACAAATATCCTCCCCGGGGCAATAGCAGAGGTTGGATTGCTTTGTTGTGCATGTGTTCATTCAAACCCAGAAGAGGCAGTTATTCACCTTATCGAACCACTTCTATCATCTGTAATATCCTCTTTAAAAGGAACGCCTACTACAGGTTTTGGTGGATCAGGAATTTCCAATGCTTCAGTTTGCTCCAAG GTGAAACCTACACTTTCCCCGGCTCTTGAGACGGCAATTGACTACCAACTGAAAGTACTGTCAGTTGCCATCAGTTATGGTGGTCCTTCTCTTCTCAGATACAAGGAGCTATTCAAAGAAGCTATCACGTCTGCCTTTGACTCACCGTCTTGGGAG GTTAATGGAGCTGGAGTTCATGTTCTCCGTTCCCTCCTTGGAAGCCTGGTTCTTTATTATCCCATTGATCAGTACAA GTGTGTTTTGCGCCaccctgctgctgctgcattgGAGGAATGGATCAACGCAAAAGAATATATTGATTGTAAACCATTTGTGGTTCCCAAGTGGCATATCCCAAATAATGAAGAAGTTGATTTTGCAAACGAACTCTTAAACTTGCATTTTGAATCAGCTTTAGATGATCTTCTGAGAATATGTCAGACCAAAATGCATTCTGATCCAG GGAATGAGAAAGAGCACCTTATGGTGACTTTGTTGCGGGTTGATTCTTCTTTACAGGGTGTACTGTCATGCTTGCCTGATTTTAGGCCATTGTCTAGGAATGGAATGGATGAAGATCCTGGTCACATACCTTTCTTAATAGCTGGAGCAAGTGGTGCAAGTGTTGGTAGTGTCAAACTACGAGAAAAAGCAGCTGAGATCATAAATGTAGCCTGCAA ATACTTGTTGGAGGAAAAATCAGATGACAGTATTTTGATGCTGCTTGTTATTCGTATCATGGATGCCTTGGGAAATTATG GAGGTGCTGAATATGATGAATGGTCAAATCACAGGCAGGCTTGGAAATTGGAATCTGCTGCTATAGTAGAACCttctataaattttattatctcaTCTCATTCTAAAGGAAAGAGGAG GCCTAGGTGGGCACTTATTGACAAAGCATATATGCATAGTACATGGAGATCATCACAATCATCATATCACCTTTTTCGTACGACTGGGAATATCTCTCCATCAgatcatttgattcttttgatagATAATCTTCTTACCCTCTCTTTGCACAACTATGAAACAGTTCGAAC ACTTGCTGGAAAGGCCTTACTCAAAATGATGAAGCGATGGCCAACAATGATTTCAAAGTGTGTGCTTGCTCTTGCTGAAAACTTAGGGCACCCAAACTCACCAGAACATGCAGTTCTTGGTTCTTGTGCAGTTCTTTCTTCTCAAACAGTTCTGAAGCATCTTACCATG GAGCCGAAGTCATTCTCTTCATTTGTCCTTGGAATTCTTTCGAG CTCTCACCATGAGTCGCTAAAAGCTCAGAAAGCAATCAATGAG CTTTTCGTGAAATTCAACATCCATTTTGGCGGAGTTTCTAAAAGCATCCTCAGGACATCAGCCATCCATTCAGATGGGCCAGACTTTGCAGATTTGGTTTCCCAGATTGGTTGCATGAGTTTTGAATCTACCAACTTGCACTGGCG GTATAATTTGATGGCCAACAGAGTTTTGCTGTTGTTGGCTATGGCATCAAGAAATGACCCAAGTTCATCTTCCAAAATTCTGAGTGAAACTGCTG GTCACTtcttaaagaatttaaaaagtCAGTTACCTCAGACAAGACTACTTGCAATATCTGCTTTAAATACACTGTTGAAAGAATCACCTTATAAAATGTCAGCATTGGAACATCCTGGTTCTGCTGGGGATTTTCAAGGACATAAGAAGTCCTCCCTTGAAGGAGCTTTAAGTCAAATATTTCAGGAAGAAGGATTTTTTAGTGAAACTCTGAGCAGTCTTTCTCATGTCCATATAACGGCTGATGCTGAAAACACAACTTCCCGAAATCATGGAAGTTCGTCCTTCCAGAGTTTGGCCGACAAATCTATcacccttttttattttgacttttcgTCTTCATGGCCACGCACCCCCAGTTGGATTTCATTACTAGGAAGCGATACTTTTTACTCAAACTTTGCAAGAATATTTAAGCGGCTGTTTCAAGAATGTGGCATGCCAGTTTTGTCGGCACTTAGAAATTCATTGGAGGAGTTTTCAAATGCCAAGGAGAGGTCAAAGCAATGTGTTGCTGCTGAAGCATTGGCTGGAGTACTGCATTCTGATGTCAGTGGCCTTTTAGAAGCATGGGACAGCTGGATGATGGATCAGTTACAGAATGTTATTCTTGCTCCATCGGTAGAATCTATACCAGAATGGGCTGCTTGCATACGTTATGCCGTCACTGGAAAAGGAAAACGGGGAACAAACATTCCAGTTCTGAgacaaaaaattatgaattgtTTGGCTGCCCCTTTGCCTCCAACTGTAACTACCACTGTAGTTGCAAAGCGCTTTGCTTTTCTTTCAGCTGCACTAATAGAAGTATCCCCACCAAGAATGTCGGTGGCTGAAATGCAGCTCCATGAGACACTTTTGAAGGAGCTGGTTTGTAATATGAGTCATTCATCTGCCCAG GTGAGGGAAGCAATTGGTGTTACCCTTTCTGTATTGTGCTCAAACATTCGGCTCTATTCATCCTCCAGTGATTGTCATTCACTTGCTGGTGACAGTGTCAGAATTGGGGACAGTAATTGGGATCAGTTTTTAGTGGAACGTGCATCTGAACTTGCCGTGAATATTCAGAATGCCACTCAGTCTGAGAAAATGGAGATCCCAACAGAAACAAGCCCTGATAGTAGTCAAGTAGATGGCAATTCTGAAGATGATGTGAAGTGGATGGAAACG TTGTTCCATTTTATTATTTCGTCTTTGAAGTCTGGAAGATCTTCATACATGCTCGATCTTATTGTGCGtctgcttcatcctgtaatttCCTTGCAG GAAACCTCAAACAAAGATCTATCAACCCTTGCTAAGGCAGCATTTGAGTTGCTTAAATGGAGGATTTTATGGGGACCCAATCTCCAGAATGCTGTATTGCTGATTCTTTCTTCAGCTAATGATTCTAACTGGCGGACTAGATCTGCAGCTTTGACATTCTTGCGTACATTTATGTATAG GCATACCTTTATTCTCTCTTATGCGGAGAAACAACAAATATGGAGAACTGTTGAGAAGCTCCTTTTGGACAACCAAGTGGAG GTAAGAGAGCATGCTGCAGCAGTTCTAGCAGGCCTAATGAAGGGTGGGGATAAAAACCTAGCTGAAGAGTTTCGTGGTAGAGCTTACAGAGATGCATATGCCATTCAAAAGAATAGAAAACAGAG AAAATTGGGCTCTTCTCAGTCCATAGCTTCGATACATGGTGCTGTACTTGCTTTGGCAGCTTGTGTTCTGTCTGTTCCATATGATATGCCAAG TTGGTTGCCTGAGCACGTTACATTACTGGCTCATTTCGTCGGGGAGCCATCGCCGGTGAAATCCACTGTTACAAAAGCAGTAGCAGAGTTCCGGAGGACCCATGCCGACACATGGAATTTCCAGAAAGATTCATTTACGGAAGAGCAACTGGAG GTTCTGGCGGATACATCCTCTTCTTCGTCATATTTCGCGTGA
- the LOC127812312 gene encoding probable amino acid permease 7 isoform X1, translating to MGVEDHQASLLESSSFKRTGNTWTAVAHIITGVIGSGVLTLAWSMAQLGWGAGPLVMLLFASVAFGSAMCLCNCYRSPDPETGPARNPSYIGAVRMILGKKNAALCGVVLRLNFFKLGVIYTLTSAISMRAIQRSNCFHKEGHQAACEYAKTSSYMLLFGIIQVATSQIPNFHGTEWLSIVSAIMSFSYATIGSALGLAKVIGDGRIKGSIGGAPTSTTIQKLWLVSQALGDIAFAFPFSGILLNVQDTLKSPPPERVTMRKVSAISIGIITFFYLCCGGFGYAAFGSSAPGNLLTGFGFYEPYWLIDLANACIILHLVGGYQVFSQPLFADLEGWMAEKFPNSEFINTDYKIKPPLLPLPAFRLNLLRLCFRTAYVGVTTATALAFPYFNQVVGVGGALSFWPLIVYFPTEMYIVQSGLGAWTRKWVFLRVYTGTCLLVAMFAVVGSVQGLIKAKFGQGTASSI from the exons ATGGGAGTGGAAGATCACCAGGCCTCTCTGTTAGAATCATCATCTTTCAAGAGAACTG GGAACACATGGACTGCTGTGGCACATATAATAACTGGAGTTATAGGGTCAGGGGTGCTAACACTAGCATGGAGCATGGCTCAGCTAGGGTGGGGTGCAGGTCCGTTGGTGATGCTGCTTTTTGCATCAGTCGCCTTCGGTTCTGCCATGTGTCTCTGCAACTGCTACAGGTCACCTGATCCCGAAACTGGGCCAGCCAGAAATCCTTCCTACATTGGAGCTGTAAGGATGATTTTGG GAAAGAAGAATGCTGCATTGTGCGGTGTTGTTCTGCGATTAAACTTTTTCAAGCTTGGAGTGATCTATACCCTTACATCTGCTATCAGCATGAG AGCAATTCAGAGATCAAATTGTTTCCACAAAGAAGGGCACCAAGCAGCTTGCGAATATGCAAAAACTTCTTCTTATATGCTTTTATTTGGAATCATTCAAGTAGCAACGTCTCAGATACCCAATTTCCATGGTACAGAATGGCTCTCAATTGTATCTGCAATCATGTCCTTCAGCTATGCCACCATTGGTTCGGCACTTGGACTTGCAAAAGTAATAG GAGATGGAAGGATAAAGGGCAGCATTGGAGGGGCTCCAACTTCTACCACaattcagaaattatggttggTCTCTCAAGCTCTGGGTGACATTGCTTTTGCCTTTCCATTCTCCGGCATTCTGCTTAATGTACAG GACACTTTGAAGTCACCCCCTCCAGAAAGGGTGACGATGCGGAAGGTATCGGCAATTTCAATCGGCATTATAACATTCTTCTACCTCTGCTGCGGAGGATTCGGCTATGCAGCCTTTGGAAGCTCCGCGCCAGGGAATCTCCTGACAGGATTTGGATTCTATGAGCCGTACTGGCTGATCGACCTTGCTAATGCATGCATCATTCTCCATTTAGTTGGAGGATATCAG GTCTTTAGTCAGCCACTGTTTGCTGATCTGGAAGGATGGATGGCAGAGAAGTTCCCTAATAGTGAGTTCATAAATACTGATTACAAAATTAAGCCCCCTCTGTTGCCATTGCCGGCTTTCAGATTGAATCTCCTCAGGCTGTGCTTCCGAACTGCTTATGTTGGGGTAACAACTGCAACTGCATTGGCTTTCCCTTACTTCAACCAGGTTGTGGGAGTGGGCGGGGCCCTCTCCTTTTGGCCGTTGATAGTATATTTCCCCACAGAAATGTACATCGTGCAGAGTGGTCTTGGAGCTTGGACACGAAAGTGGGTTTTCCTTCGTGTTTATACGGGCACTTGCCTGCTGGTGGCAATGTTCGCGGTGGTTGGATCAGTTCAAGGGTTGATAAAAGCCAAGTTTGGCCAAGGGACGGCTTCTtcgatataa
- the LOC127811746 gene encoding probable amino acid permease 7, translated as MGEVQEEQEDVRTPLLHSDVASSPGEPVQPLFRRTGNLRTAVAHIITGVIGSGVLSLAWSMAQLGWIAGPLVMVVCASVTLFSSFLLCNCYRYPHPEHGPARNSSYLEAVRVNLGASRSWVCVFVIQISLFGTGIAYVITSATSMRAIEKSNCYHKYGHEADCEFGYTHYMLIFGVVQIVVSQIPNFHNMEWLSVVAAVMSFTYSFIALGLGLAKVLGDGVIKGSIAGISTSTAAQKVWLVCQALGDILFAYPYNIILIEIQDTLRSPPPETETMKKASTISVLITTFFYLCCGGFGYAAFGNSTPGNLLTGFGFYEPYWLVDLANVCIVLHLVGGYQVYSQPLFAVVEKWLAGMFKSSEFMNKEYALKLPLLPALRLNLLRLCFRTIYVACTTLIAMLFPYFNQVLGVLGAINFWPLSIYFPVEMYLVQKNIRGWTTEWIVLRCFSIACLLVTISALVGSIEGIVTEKLS; from the exons ATGGGAGAAGtacaagaagaacaagaagatgTTCGGACGCCATTGTTGCACTCAGATGTTGCTTCGTCTCCCGGGGAACCAGTCCAGCCTCTCTTCAGGAGAACCG GGAATTTGCGGACAGCAGTGGCACATATAATAACAGGGGTGATAGGGTCCGGGGTGCTATCGTTGGCATGGAGTATGGCGCAGTTGGGGTGGATTGCTGGTCCATTGGTCATGGTGGTTTGTGCTTCAGTCACCCTTTTCTCCTCATTTCTCCTCTGCAACTGTTACAGATACCCTCATCCTGAGCATGGTCCGGCCAGAAACAGCTCTTACTTGGAAGCTGTTCGGGTGAATTTAG GAGCAAGCAGATCCtgggtgtgtgtgtttgttATACAGATAAGCTTATTTGGGACTGGCATTGCTTATGTCATTACTTCAGCCACCAGCATGAG AGCAATAGAGAAATCAAACTGTTATCACAAGTATGGACATGAGGCAGATTGTGAATTTGGATACACTCACTATATGCTGATATTTGGAGTTGTTCAGATTGTGGTGTCTCAGATACCCAATTTCCATAACATGGAATGGCTTTCTGTTGTTGCTGCTGTCATGTCCTTCACTTATTCCTTTATTGCATTGGGACTGGGCTTGGCAAAAGTTTTAG GTGATGGAGTAATCAAAGGTAGCATTGCTGGGATCTCAACTTCTACTGCAGCCCAGAAAGTATGGTTGGTTTGTCAAGCACTTGGCGACATTTTATTTGCCTATCCATACAACATTATTCTCATTGAAATACAG GACACTTTGCGATCACCCCCACCAGAAACCGAGACAATGAAGAAGGCCTCCACCATATCAGTGCTCATCACGACCTTCTTCTACCTCTGCTGTGGAGGCTTCGGATATGCAGCCTTTGGCAATTCCACCCCTGGAAACCTCTTGACAGGGTTCGGGTTCTATGAGCCATACTGGCTTGTTGACCTTGCTAATGTTTGCATTGTTCTTCATTTGGTTGGAGGATATCAG GTATACAGTCAGCCGCTTTTTGCAGTTGTCGAGAAATGGTTGGCAGGGATGTTCAAAAGCAGTGAATTTATGAACAAGGAGTACGCTTTGAAGCTTCCCTTGTTGCCAGCTCTCAGATTGAATCTTCTGAGGCTGTGTTTTCGAACCATTTATGTTGCTTGTACAACTCTAATTGCAATGTTGTTCCCATACTTCAACCAGGTCTTGGGAGTGTTGGGAGCCATAAACTTTTGGCCACTGTCCATATATTTTCCCGTGGAAATGTACCTTGTGCAGAAGAATATTAGAGGTTGGACTACTGAATGGATTGTTCTTCGCTGTTTTAGCATTGCTTGTTTACTGGTGACAATTTCTGCTTTGGTTGGATCTATTGAGGGAATTGTAACAGAAAAGCTTAGCTGA
- the LOC127812312 gene encoding probable amino acid permease 7 isoform X2 produces the protein MELLYSRRDGNTWTAVAHIITGVIGSGVLTLAWSMAQLGWGAGPLVMLLFASVAFGSAMCLCNCYRSPDPETGPARNPSYIGAVRMILGKKNAALCGVVLRLNFFKLGVIYTLTSAISMRAIQRSNCFHKEGHQAACEYAKTSSYMLLFGIIQVATSQIPNFHGTEWLSIVSAIMSFSYATIGSALGLAKVIGDGRIKGSIGGAPTSTTIQKLWLVSQALGDIAFAFPFSGILLNVQDTLKSPPPERVTMRKVSAISIGIITFFYLCCGGFGYAAFGSSAPGNLLTGFGFYEPYWLIDLANACIILHLVGGYQVFSQPLFADLEGWMAEKFPNSEFINTDYKIKPPLLPLPAFRLNLLRLCFRTAYVGVTTATALAFPYFNQVVGVGGALSFWPLIVYFPTEMYIVQSGLGAWTRKWVFLRVYTGTCLLVAMFAVVGSVQGLIKAKFGQGTASSI, from the exons ATGGAATTATTATATAGCAGGAGAGATG GGAACACATGGACTGCTGTGGCACATATAATAACTGGAGTTATAGGGTCAGGGGTGCTAACACTAGCATGGAGCATGGCTCAGCTAGGGTGGGGTGCAGGTCCGTTGGTGATGCTGCTTTTTGCATCAGTCGCCTTCGGTTCTGCCATGTGTCTCTGCAACTGCTACAGGTCACCTGATCCCGAAACTGGGCCAGCCAGAAATCCTTCCTACATTGGAGCTGTAAGGATGATTTTGG GAAAGAAGAATGCTGCATTGTGCGGTGTTGTTCTGCGATTAAACTTTTTCAAGCTTGGAGTGATCTATACCCTTACATCTGCTATCAGCATGAG AGCAATTCAGAGATCAAATTGTTTCCACAAAGAAGGGCACCAAGCAGCTTGCGAATATGCAAAAACTTCTTCTTATATGCTTTTATTTGGAATCATTCAAGTAGCAACGTCTCAGATACCCAATTTCCATGGTACAGAATGGCTCTCAATTGTATCTGCAATCATGTCCTTCAGCTATGCCACCATTGGTTCGGCACTTGGACTTGCAAAAGTAATAG GAGATGGAAGGATAAAGGGCAGCATTGGAGGGGCTCCAACTTCTACCACaattcagaaattatggttggTCTCTCAAGCTCTGGGTGACATTGCTTTTGCCTTTCCATTCTCCGGCATTCTGCTTAATGTACAG GACACTTTGAAGTCACCCCCTCCAGAAAGGGTGACGATGCGGAAGGTATCGGCAATTTCAATCGGCATTATAACATTCTTCTACCTCTGCTGCGGAGGATTCGGCTATGCAGCCTTTGGAAGCTCCGCGCCAGGGAATCTCCTGACAGGATTTGGATTCTATGAGCCGTACTGGCTGATCGACCTTGCTAATGCATGCATCATTCTCCATTTAGTTGGAGGATATCAG GTCTTTAGTCAGCCACTGTTTGCTGATCTGGAAGGATGGATGGCAGAGAAGTTCCCTAATAGTGAGTTCATAAATACTGATTACAAAATTAAGCCCCCTCTGTTGCCATTGCCGGCTTTCAGATTGAATCTCCTCAGGCTGTGCTTCCGAACTGCTTATGTTGGGGTAACAACTGCAACTGCATTGGCTTTCCCTTACTTCAACCAGGTTGTGGGAGTGGGCGGGGCCCTCTCCTTTTGGCCGTTGATAGTATATTTCCCCACAGAAATGTACATCGTGCAGAGTGGTCTTGGAGCTTGGACACGAAAGTGGGTTTTCCTTCGTGTTTATACGGGCACTTGCCTGCTGGTGGCAATGTTCGCGGTGGTTGGATCAGTTCAAGGGTTGATAAAAGCCAAGTTTGGCCAAGGGACGGCTTCTtcgatataa
- the LOC127812312 gene encoding probable amino acid permease 7 isoform X3: MGVEDHQASLLESSSFKRTGNTWTAVAHIITGVIGSGVLTLAWSMAQLGWGAGPLVMLLFASVAFGSAMCLCNCYRSPDPETGPARNPSYIGAVRMILGKKNAALCGVVLRLNFFKLGVIYTLTSAISMRAIQRSNCFHKEGHQAACEYAKTSSYMLLFGIIQVATSQIPNFHGDGRIKGSIGGAPTSTTIQKLWLVSQALGDIAFAFPFSGILLNVQDTLKSPPPERVTMRKVSAISIGIITFFYLCCGGFGYAAFGSSAPGNLLTGFGFYEPYWLIDLANACIILHLVGGYQVFSQPLFADLEGWMAEKFPNSEFINTDYKIKPPLLPLPAFRLNLLRLCFRTAYVGVTTATALAFPYFNQVVGVGGALSFWPLIVYFPTEMYIVQSGLGAWTRKWVFLRVYTGTCLLVAMFAVVGSVQGLIKAKFGQGTASSI; encoded by the exons ATGGGAGTGGAAGATCACCAGGCCTCTCTGTTAGAATCATCATCTTTCAAGAGAACTG GGAACACATGGACTGCTGTGGCACATATAATAACTGGAGTTATAGGGTCAGGGGTGCTAACACTAGCATGGAGCATGGCTCAGCTAGGGTGGGGTGCAGGTCCGTTGGTGATGCTGCTTTTTGCATCAGTCGCCTTCGGTTCTGCCATGTGTCTCTGCAACTGCTACAGGTCACCTGATCCCGAAACTGGGCCAGCCAGAAATCCTTCCTACATTGGAGCTGTAAGGATGATTTTGG GAAAGAAGAATGCTGCATTGTGCGGTGTTGTTCTGCGATTAAACTTTTTCAAGCTTGGAGTGATCTATACCCTTACATCTGCTATCAGCATGAG AGCAATTCAGAGATCAAATTGTTTCCACAAAGAAGGGCACCAAGCAGCTTGCGAATATGCAAAAACTTCTTCTTATATGCTTTTATTTGGAATCATTCAAGTAGCAACGTCTCAGATACCCAATTTCCATG GAGATGGAAGGATAAAGGGCAGCATTGGAGGGGCTCCAACTTCTACCACaattcagaaattatggttggTCTCTCAAGCTCTGGGTGACATTGCTTTTGCCTTTCCATTCTCCGGCATTCTGCTTAATGTACAG GACACTTTGAAGTCACCCCCTCCAGAAAGGGTGACGATGCGGAAGGTATCGGCAATTTCAATCGGCATTATAACATTCTTCTACCTCTGCTGCGGAGGATTCGGCTATGCAGCCTTTGGAAGCTCCGCGCCAGGGAATCTCCTGACAGGATTTGGATTCTATGAGCCGTACTGGCTGATCGACCTTGCTAATGCATGCATCATTCTCCATTTAGTTGGAGGATATCAG GTCTTTAGTCAGCCACTGTTTGCTGATCTGGAAGGATGGATGGCAGAGAAGTTCCCTAATAGTGAGTTCATAAATACTGATTACAAAATTAAGCCCCCTCTGTTGCCATTGCCGGCTTTCAGATTGAATCTCCTCAGGCTGTGCTTCCGAACTGCTTATGTTGGGGTAACAACTGCAACTGCATTGGCTTTCCCTTACTTCAACCAGGTTGTGGGAGTGGGCGGGGCCCTCTCCTTTTGGCCGTTGATAGTATATTTCCCCACAGAAATGTACATCGTGCAGAGTGGTCTTGGAGCTTGGACACGAAAGTGGGTTTTCCTTCGTGTTTATACGGGCACTTGCCTGCTGGTGGCAATGTTCGCGGTGGTTGGATCAGTTCAAGGGTTGATAAAAGCCAAGTTTGGCCAAGGGACGGCTTCTtcgatataa